One Haloarchaeobius amylolyticus genomic window, CCGCTGAGCCTCCGAGAGCCCGGCGATGGGCGTCGCCTGTACCGTGCCGGCGACGATACTGGCGGCGAAGAGCGTCACCACCACCACGACGATTCGTTTGACGTTCATGGACACTGATTGGACAGCGCTGGAAGAAAGGCGGTTCGGTGTCGGGCGGGCGGTCGCTCTACCGGGACCTCAGCCACTCGTCTCGTTGGCTGGCAGGTCGTACTCGCCGACGACGTAGGTCCGCGAGCCCCGGTCGTAGATGAGCTGGACGGTCTGGCCGGGTCTGACGCCCGAGATGCTCGTCGAGTCGCCCTCGGCCACGTCGGCGTCCGCGTCGATGGCGAAGTCGGTCGCGTCCCACGTGGTCCGGGAGTCGTCGACGACGATCTGGAGGTTCCCGGCGGTCAGCGTCTCCCCGCCGGCGTGGGTGATGCGGAGCTGTGACTCGCCGGTCCGCTCGAAGGTGAACTCGGTGTCGGGTGGGTTCAGGGGCTCCTGGCCGCCCAAGACGTACGCCCCGGCGACGCCGAGGACGCTCGCGGCCAGCATCACGAACACCAGCGCGATGACCCACGTCCGCTTCTCCTGTGGGGCGCGCTGGAACTCCGCCTCGTCGGTCATATCACCTGCGTCGCGGTCGACCTACAAGTACCATGTGGCTGTGGCAGCCGGCGGCCGTGGCGGCGTCGTCACTGGCCAGTGCTGTGGTCGAAAGGAGAGGGATTTCACTCCGCGCAGCAGGGTTCCGCGTCGCCGCCGTCGGCCGCGACCGCTT contains:
- a CDS encoding type IV pilin, yielding MTDEAEFQRAPQEKRTWVIALVFVMLAASVLGVAGAYVLGGQEPLNPPDTEFTFERTGESQLRITHAGGETLTAGNLQIVVDDSRTTWDATDFAIDADADVAEGDSTSISGVRPGQTVQLIYDRGSRTYVVGEYDLPANETSG